In one window of Verrucomicrobiota bacterium DNA:
- a CDS encoding DUF1559 domain-containing protein: MRLGPSARSPSAPCMEHPDAQTLPWRSPLVPWAALAARLRVELPCPVEDTPGSGVNAAPRKLADAPNAACLSDRFRARVPKFAPSADERRKIAVLTDSLRRAACTRSNAWSMIELLVAMGILALLLGLLVPVLQRARFQARSSTCLNHLRQWGLGLHLYAADHLDFLPPEGDPSPDPGELRHGWYVQVPETLGLRPPYHARPWRTNASAPLDRSLWICPGSTNRSNGLNLFHYCVNEHVDGSGSQDRRRTVGSILEPARLVWMFDNGRRAAVAQQNNVHTNAHRGGAQFLFVDGHARRFANREYWDFARGRGRTDHADLAWRNP, encoded by the coding sequence ATGCGGCTTGGTCCCTCCGCAAGGAGCCCGAGCGCGCCGTGCATGGAGCATCCGGACGCCCAAACCCTCCCCTGGCGATCTCCACTCGTTCCATGGGCCGCCCTGGCAGCACGCTTGCGCGTTGAACTGCCCTGCCCCGTTGAAGACACGCCCGGAAGCGGCGTGAACGCCGCGCCCCGAAAACTCGCGGATGCACCGAATGCGGCTTGCCTGTCCGATCGGTTTCGTGCGAGGGTCCCTAAGTTCGCCCCTTCGGCGGACGAAAGGAGGAAGATAGCCGTGTTGACCGATTCGCTTCGCCGTGCCGCGTGCACGCGTTCCAACGCCTGGTCGATGATCGAACTGCTTGTTGCGATGGGAATCCTCGCGTTATTGCTGGGACTGCTGGTGCCCGTATTGCAGCGAGCTCGATTCCAAGCTCGATCATCCACCTGTTTGAATCATCTGCGGCAATGGGGGCTGGGGCTGCATCTTTACGCTGCCGACCACCTGGACTTCCTGCCGCCGGAGGGTGATCCATCACCTGATCCCGGCGAGTTGCGTCACGGCTGGTATGTGCAGGTCCCGGAAACCCTGGGGTTGCGGCCTCCCTATCATGCGCGGCCCTGGCGCACGAATGCATCGGCCCCGCTGGATCGATCCCTCTGGATCTGTCCTGGCAGCACCAATCGCAGCAACGGACTCAACCTCTTCCACTATTGCGTCAATGAGCACGTGGATGGCAGTGGATCTCAGGATCGTCGGCGCACCGTTGGATCCATTTTGGAACCCGCGAGGCTGGTTTGGATGTTTGACAACGGGCGGCGGGCCGCCGTGGCCCAGCAGAACAACGTTCACACCAATGCTCATCGTGGCGGGGCGCAGTTCCTGTTTGTGGACGGGCACGCGAGGCGATTCGCGAACCGGGAGTACTGGGACTTTGCGCGAGGCCGGGGGCGGACCGACCATGCCGACTTGGCGTGGAGAAATCCGTGA